From the genome of Argonema galeatum A003/A1, one region includes:
- the rpsN gene encoding 30S ribosomal protein S14 has protein sequence MAKKSMIEREKKRQKLVDKYADQREDLQEQFQQATSQQQRLQIHRQLQQLPRNSAPTRLHNRCWVTGRPRGTYRDFGLSRNVMREWAHKGLLPGVVKSSW, from the coding sequence ATGGCTAAAAAGAGTATGATTGAGCGCGAGAAAAAGCGCCAAAAGCTTGTGGATAAGTACGCCGATCAGCGGGAAGACTTGCAAGAACAGTTTCAACAAGCTACTTCTCAACAGCAGAGGCTACAAATCCACCGCCAACTGCAACAACTGCCGCGTAACAGTGCCCCCACCCGTCTGCATAACCGTTGCTGGGTTACAGGTCGCCCCAGAGGCACTTACCGGGATTTTGGTCTTTCTCGCAACGTAATGCGGGAGTGGGCTCACAAAGGTCTGCTACCCGGTGTGGTGAAGTCCAGCTGGTAA
- the aat gene encoding leucyl/phenylalanyl-tRNA--protein transferase, which yields MQVDITNIIQGYAQGYFLMADEEGNGLGWYYSRQRALIPLDDRFRYPKSLQRVLNQERFTVAINRDFQSVVSGCADRETTWISPELHEIYLALYEAGWAYSFETWYGDELAGGILGIAIGGAFIGESMFYRIPEGSKVAMVKLVEKLRSGHYVFFDAQMTNPHLERFGSYTITDKDYQILLKQALSRRCSLN from the coding sequence ATGCAGGTTGACATTACCAATATTATCCAGGGGTATGCCCAAGGTTATTTCTTGATGGCTGATGAAGAGGGCAATGGTTTGGGATGGTATTATAGTCGCCAGAGGGCTTTGATTCCCTTAGACGATCGGTTTCGCTACCCAAAATCTTTACAGCGCGTCCTCAACCAAGAGCGTTTCACTGTTGCTATCAACCGGGATTTCCAAAGTGTTGTCAGTGGTTGTGCCGATCGCGAAACCACCTGGATATCCCCAGAACTACACGAAATTTACTTGGCTCTTTACGAGGCCGGTTGGGCCTACAGTTTCGAGACTTGGTATGGAGATGAACTCGCCGGTGGAATTTTGGGTATTGCGATCGGAGGAGCCTTTATTGGCGAATCGATGTTCTACCGGATTCCAGAAGGGTCGAAGGTAGCGATGGTGAAGTTGGTGGAAAAGTTGCGATCGGGCCATTACGTCTTTTTTGACGCCCAAATGACCAACCCCCATTTAGAGCGATTTGGATCTTACACTATTACAGACAAAGATTATCAAATTCTGCTCAAACAAGCCTTAAGCCGTCGCTGTTCTCTGAATTAA
- a CDS encoding DUF3598 family protein: MRSQWECLLENLGEWQGSFTRLSPQGELLEDTPTMVSLEGLNNNQTIRQIIRRFLPSEEVQDRVLEYSSLGRNILFFDNGAFSQGSIQLAPFSEFGAELGLIDGSRRLRLVQMFDKSGQLERLTLIREKLAGAMTPERPPLTPVDLLGEWRGEAVTIYPDWRSPDTYSTKLELHLDNDGRLVQNLTFGDKIISSTGRIDGSIIQFDRSSQLVQVLLLPDGASCTCPLKVKVGQAFFLEVGWLLRPDRRQRLIRSYNDKGEWVTLTLVKELKINN; encoded by the coding sequence ATGAGATCGCAGTGGGAATGTTTGCTGGAAAACTTGGGGGAATGGCAGGGTTCTTTTACTCGTCTCTCTCCACAAGGGGAACTATTGGAAGATACTCCCACAATGGTTTCCCTAGAAGGACTGAACAACAATCAGACGATTCGTCAGATAATCCGCCGTTTTTTACCCTCTGAAGAAGTGCAGGATCGAGTTCTGGAATATAGTTCTCTGGGACGAAACATTTTGTTTTTTGATAACGGCGCTTTTTCTCAGGGATCGATTCAGCTGGCTCCTTTTTCGGAGTTTGGTGCGGAATTGGGTTTGATTGATGGTAGTAGGCGTTTGCGTCTTGTCCAAATGTTTGACAAGTCAGGTCAGCTGGAGAGATTAACATTAATTCGAGAAAAGCTTGCTGGTGCAATGACGCCAGAACGTCCACCTCTGACGCCGGTCGATTTGCTGGGAGAATGGCGGGGAGAAGCTGTGACGATTTATCCAGACTGGCGTTCACCAGACACTTATTCTACTAAGCTAGAACTTCATCTAGATAATGATGGTAGATTAGTTCAAAATCTGACTTTTGGTGATAAGATAATCTCTTCTACTGGCAGAATTGATGGCTCTATTATCCAGTTCGATCGCAGTTCGCAACTTGTCCAAGTTTTGCTACTCCCCGATGGTGCTTCTTGTACTTGTCCGCTAAAAGTTAAGGTGGGTCAAGCTTTTTTCCTGGAGGTTGGTTGGTTGCTTAGGCCCGATCGCCGTCAGCGGTTGATTCGCAGCTATAATGACAAAGGTGAATGGGTGACGCTGACGCTGGTCAAAGAGTTAAAAATTAATAATTAA